From Coffea arabica cultivar ET-39 chromosome 10e, Coffea Arabica ET-39 HiFi, whole genome shotgun sequence, one genomic window encodes:
- the LOC113711758 gene encoding leucine-rich repeat protein 1-like, protein MRSKTIFVLVFALAIAYADCNSEGDALNAWKTSLADPNNVLQSWDPTLVNPCTWLHVTCNDENSVTRVDLGVAGLSGPLVPQLGLLANLQYLEVYGNKLSGAIPSALGNLTNLVSLDLYHNRLSGSIPAVLGNLRSLRFLRLNGNKLSGKLPDGIVQLINHGHLQILDVSNNRLAGTVRATNKTGFAVTTVIQDPKAYY, encoded by the exons ATGAGGTCTAAGACCATTTTTGTACTCGTCTTTGCGCTTGCAATTGCATATGCAGATTGCAACTCTGAAG GGGATGCACTTAATGCTTGGAAGACCAGCTTGGCAGATCCAAATAATGTCCTTCAAAGCTGGGATCCAACACTTGTAAATCCATGCACCTGGCTCCATGTCACCTGCAATGATGAGAACAGTGTTACAAGAGT GGACCTTGGCGTTGCAGGGCTTTCAGGACCTCTTGTACCTCAGCTGGGACTCTTGGCCAATCTTCAGTATCT GGAAGTGTATGGTAATAAGCTCAGTGGAGCAATTCCATCTGCATTAGGGAACCTGACAAACCTTGTAAGCTTGGACCTTTATCATAATCGATTAAGCGGCTCAATCCCAGCAGTTCTTGGCAACTTGAGATCCTTAAGATTTTT GCGGTTGAACGGTAATAAGTTATCTGGAAAGTTACCTGACGGCATAGTTCAACTTATTAACCATGGCCACTTGCAGATTTT GGACGTATCAAATAATCGCTTGGCTGGGACTGTTCGAGCAACTAACAAAACAG GATTTGCTGTTACAACGGTAATTCAAGATCCGAAAGCTTATTATTGA
- the LOC113711399 gene encoding uncharacterized protein gives MRLQTAADALRCKTFPMFLKGKAQLWFQGLAPGSIRSFAELARQFAAQFVSSKTYSKNATHLMAIKQKPDESLRNFMTLFNTENLQIRDKDEKVVMAAFMNGLRVEELFYKLVEKPPGNLEELLTRAHAAANTEEAGRLMRESDWDLGDRKGRANPPENKDGPAKRNVFDRLSKDKAPAQPPLPEKGYTPLNRPRAQVLAVMEAEGLVGRPPKMGTPRNKRNQDRYCAFHHDVGHDTEGCWALRKEIEDLIQRGFLGRFVRQGRPGQEPGRTYSGDRAEGQRRDYPERRDLPRDHSPDQDTQNLAGVINTIAGDPTGGGQPRSSKEPATSSGGG, from the coding sequence ATGCGTCTGCAAACCGCCGCGGATGCACTCCGCTGCAAGACCTTCCCCATGTTTCTGAAGGGGAAGGCCCAGCTCTGGTTCCAGGGCCTAGCACCGGGGTCCATCCGGAGTTTCGCCGAGCTGGCCAGACAGTTCGCAGCCCAGTTCGTCTCCTCGAAGACTTACTCGAAAAATGCGACTCATCTGATGGCCATCAAGCAGAAACCGGACGAGTCCCTGAGGAATTTCATGACTCTCTTCAACACGGAAAACTTGCAGATAAGGGACAAGGACGAGAAGGTGGTCATGGCCGCCTTCATGAATGGGCTCAGGGTGGAAGAACTCTTCTACAAGCTCGTCGAGAAGCCCCCCGGGAACCTGGAAGAACTCTTGACCAGGGCGCACGCGGCCGCTAATACGGAGGAGGCTGGTCGCCTGATGAGAGAATCAGACTGGGATCTCGGAGATCGGAAAGGACGGGCAAACCCTCCCGAGAACAAGGATGGCCCGGCCAAGAGGAATGTTTTCGACCGACTCTCGAAGGACAAAGCCCCTGCTCAACCGCCGCTTCCAGAAAAAGGCTACACCCCCCTAAATCGGCCTAGGGCCCAGGTTCTGGCCGTCATGGAGGCGGAGGGCCTAGTAGGGCGGCCACCTAAGATGGGGACACCCCGGAACAAGAGAAACCAGGACCGCTACTGTGCCTTTCATCATGACGTAGGGCACGATACAGAGGGGTGCTGGGCCCTGCGGAAGGAGATCGAAGATCTGATCCAGCGCGGTTTCCTGGGGCGATTCGTGCGACAAGGTCGGCCAGGCCAGGAGCCAGGACGTACTTACAGCGGGGATAGGGCCGAGGGCCAGCGTCGCGACTACCCCGAGCGGCGGGACCTCCCTCGGGACCATTCCCCCGACCAGGACACCCAGAATTTGGCAGGGGTAATAAACACCATCGCTGGGGACCCCACGGGAGGGGGACAGCCACGCAGCTCGAAAGAACCGGCGACATCCTCTGGAGGGGGATGA